The Rathayibacter caricis DSM 15933 genomic sequence CAACATCGAAGTCGTCGCCCTGGCGACGTCCGACGACCTGCACACCTGGGTCAAGGACGAGAGCGTCGTGCTGACCGCGGACGCGCGGTGGTACGAGAGGCTCGGCGACTCCTCCTGGCCCGAGGAGGCGTGGCGCGACCCGTGGGTCCACCGCGACGAGACCGGGTGGCGCATGCTCCTCACGGCGCGCTCCGCCACCGGAGCGGTCGACGACCGGGGCGTCGTCGGCTCGGCGACCTCGCCCGATCTGCGGGACTGGACGATCGGGCCCCCCCTCTCGGCGAGCGGGGCGGGCTTCGCCCACGTGGAGGTGCTGCAGAGCGTCGTCCTCGACGGCCGTCGCTTCCTCGTCTTCTCGGCGAACCGCGCCGTGCTCACGGCGGAGCGACGGGAGCGGGGCGGCGCGACCGGGACGTGGATCGCTCCGTGGGACGAAGAGATCGACCTGGCTCGGGCGGTGAACCTCACCGGTCCGGCGCTCTACAGCGGACGCGTGATCGAGACGACCGGAGGACCGGTGCTCCTCGCCTTCCGCCTCAGCGACGACGGCGAGGAGTTCGTCGGCGGGATCTGCGATCCCCTCCCGATCCGGGTGACCGGCGAGCGGGTCGAGCTCGCGCCCGGGGACCGCTGATGCCCGCGACGCCCTCCGGGATCCACTGGGACAGCCGGGGGCCGCAGGAGGCTCCGCCGGTGCTGCTCATCGAGGGGTTCACCGGGCAGCTGATCGGCTGGCGCGACGGGTTCTGCGACCTGCTGGTCGAGCGCGGGCTGCGGGTCCTCCGCATGGACAACCGCGACATCGGCCTCTCCCGCCACGAGGCTCCCGGCACCGTCTACTCCGTCGCTGACATGGCGCGGGACGCGGCGGAGGTCCTCGTCGAGGCGGGGGCCGGTCGCGCGACCGTGGTCGGCCAGTCGATGGGCGGGTTGATCGCGCAGCACCTCGCGATGGACCGCCCGGATCTCGTCTCGGGCCTCGTCCTCTTCTACACGACTCCCACGACCGGCATCATCCCGGCGGACGCGCTGCAGGGCGACCTGGTCGAGCCGACCACCGAGGAGGAGGCGATCGAGGTGTTCCTCGCGGGCAACCGCGGGGTCGCATCGCCGGCGTGGGGGTACGACGAGGTGCGCCAGCGCGCCCTCGCCGCCGCGATGTGGCGGAGGGACCGGGACTTCTCCGGTCACGCCCGGCAGCGCGCCGCGATCCTGGCGATGCCCGACACCCGCCCGCGTCTCCGGGAGGTGACGGTGCCCGTCGCCCTCGTGCACGGACGGGCCGACGCTCTGATCCCGCCGGCCGGGTCGATGCTCCTGCTCGAGGAGCTGCCGCAGGCGGAGCTCCACCTTCACCCCGGCATGGGGCACGAGATCGCGGAGGCGCTCTGGCCCGAGTTCGTCGCGGTCATCGCCCGCCTCACGCGAGCCGCCCGCACGCCGGCGGTCCCGCGGCCCGGCGTCTGCGACCACTGGTGAATCTCTGCCGGACTGGATAACTTTGAAGACGGCGTCGGGACGGTCCGCCCCGACGCCCGGAGCGACGCTGTCGCCACTCCACCCCCCCACCACTTCTTCGAAGGAGAAGACATCATGCCGCTCGACCCGTTCCTCGCCCCCCTCGTTGCGAGCCTGCCCCCTGCTCCCGCCGAGATCGACGACTTCCCCGCCTGGCGCGAGCAGGAGCTCGCCGGGGCCGAAGCGCTCGCGTCCCAGCTCCTCGAGCCGGCGCCCGAGGTCCTCAGTGCGCGCACCGTGACGCTCCCCGTCGCGGGCGGTGAGATCACTCTGAACGTCTTCCACCCGCTCACGGCCGGTCCCCACGGCGTGCACCTCTACTTCCACGGAGGCGGATGGATCGGCGGCACGATCCACTCCCGGATGGTCGACATCCTCTGCCGGGAGCGCGCCGTGGGCGCCGACTGCATCGTCGTCGCCGTCGACTACCGCAAGGCTCCCGAGCACCCGTTCCCCGCCGCCCTCGAGGACGGCTACGCGGCGCTCCTCTGGGTCGCCGAGAACATCGACGAGCTCGGCGGCCGGGCCGACGGCATCACGGTCGGCGGAGGCTCGGCCGGCGCGAACCTCGCCGCCGGGCTCGCCCTGAAGGCGCGGGACGAGAACGGCCCGGCCATCGCCTTCCAGCTGCTCGAGGTGCCGTCCCTCGACTTCACCTTCAGCAGCCCGTCCATCCGCCGCTTCGCCACCGGCTACGGGCTCACGGAGAAGACGCTGCACCTCTGCCGCCGCCTCTACCTCACGGATCCGGCCGACGCGACGAACCCCTACGCCTCCCCGCTGCTGGCCGACGACCTCACGGGTCTCCCGCCGGCGTACATCATGTCGTCGGAGTACGACCTGATCGTGGACGACGGCGAGCGCTACGCCGAGCGGCTCCGCGCGGCGGGAGTGCCGGCCACGTTCTCGCTGCAGCTCGGGCACATCCACGGGTCGAGCGCCTTCACCGCGGTGATGGAGTCGGCGCGCGACTGGCGTCAGGAGACCTTCGACGTGCTCCGGGTCGCGCACAGCACGCCCGTCGCCGGCTAGCGGGGCCTCCGGCGAGTGTGTCCGTGCCGATCGAGGAGCCCGCTCCGCGGGCGTATCGAGGTCCGCCGGTGTCCGGTCCGCGGGTGGGGGTGGGTCTCGATACGCCCCTGCGGGGCTACTCGACCAGCGAGGAGTGGTCGGCGGTGTCCCTGCTGATCGAGTAGGCCGCGCAGCGGGCGTATCGAGATCCACCGGGCGGTGCGGGGTCTCGATACGGCCCTGCGGAGCTGCTCGACCAGCACGGGTCCGACGGCGTCGGGAGGCGGGTCAGCCGAGCACGGAGGCGAGGAACGCGAGCTTGTGCTCGTTGTAGCGGTCGGTCGACGGCGATTCCGCCG encodes the following:
- a CDS encoding alpha/beta fold hydrolase, with amino-acid sequence MPATPSGIHWDSRGPQEAPPVLLIEGFTGQLIGWRDGFCDLLVERGLRVLRMDNRDIGLSRHEAPGTVYSVADMARDAAEVLVEAGAGRATVVGQSMGGLIAQHLAMDRPDLVSGLVLFYTTPTTGIIPADALQGDLVEPTTEEEAIEVFLAGNRGVASPAWGYDEVRQRALAAAMWRRDRDFSGHARQRAAILAMPDTRPRLREVTVPVALVHGRADALIPPAGSMLLLEELPQAELHLHPGMGHEIAEALWPEFVAVIARLTRAARTPAVPRPGVCDHW
- a CDS encoding alpha/beta hydrolase, with product MPLDPFLAPLVASLPPAPAEIDDFPAWREQELAGAEALASQLLEPAPEVLSARTVTLPVAGGEITLNVFHPLTAGPHGVHLYFHGGGWIGGTIHSRMVDILCRERAVGADCIVVAVDYRKAPEHPFPAALEDGYAALLWVAENIDELGGRADGITVGGGSAGANLAAGLALKARDENGPAIAFQLLEVPSLDFTFSSPSIRRFATGYGLTEKTLHLCRRLYLTDPADATNPYASPLLADDLTGLPPAYIMSSEYDLIVDDGERYAERLRAAGVPATFSLQLGHIHGSSAFTAVMESARDWRQETFDVLRVAHSTPVAG
- a CDS encoding glycoside hydrolase family 68 protein, whose product is MLSPDDRWIWDFWHVQDDDGLHHLYYLQAPRSLGDPELRHRNATVGHATSRDLVDWQELGTVLEPGPPGSPDATATWTGSVVRGDDGRWRMFYTGSTFLTPDSHANIEVVALATSDDLHTWVKDESVVLTADARWYERLGDSSWPEEAWRDPWVHRDETGWRMLLTARSATGAVDDRGVVGSATSPDLRDWTIGPPLSASGAGFAHVEVLQSVVLDGRRFLVFSANRAVLTAERRERGGATGTWIAPWDEEIDLARAVNLTGPALYSGRVIETTGGPVLLAFRLSDDGEEFVGGICDPLPIRVTGERVELAPGDR